A section of the Macaca thibetana thibetana isolate TM-01 chromosome 10, ASM2454274v1, whole genome shotgun sequence genome encodes:
- the LOC126963743 gene encoding apolipoprotein L2-like: MQWLLCTPTLSSNLILSSFQLESSIFIEDAIKYFQDKVSTQSLILLVTNDEAWNEFVATAELTRDEADEFRKALNKLAEHVIRKDKNWQDKDQQHRKWFLKEFPHLKRDLQDHIIKLYILADGVEQVHRGTTITNVVSSTAGVISDILTLLGLGLAPLTDGVSLVLSETGMGTGIVAAVTGITSSIMEQAKKLSVQRQAGNLDQRDPDVAKVMKELISENTPNFLSLADNSYQVIQGIGKDIRAIREARANSQLVPSARPLEIIGISAESDEEVERVTEIPALEMSRGNKALGVATGGILFVLDVVSLVYESKHLQEGAKSELAEELKKRAQELEGKLNILTKIQEILQADQEL, from the exons ATGCAATGGCTGTTATGCACTCCCACACTTTCCTCCAACcttatcctttcttctttccaactAGAGAGCAGCATCTTTATTGAGGATGCCATTAAATATTTCCAGGACAAAGTGAGCACACAGAGTCTGATACTCCTGGTGACTAATGATGAAGCCTGGAATGAATTCGTGGCTACTGCTGAACTAACCAG GGATGAGGCAGATGAGTTCCGTAAAGCTCTGAACAAGCTTGCAGAACACGTGATCAGGAAGGACAAAAACTGGCAAGATAAAGACCAGCAGCACAGAAAGTGGTTTTTGAAAGAGTTTCCTCACTTGAAAAGGGACCTTCAGGATCACATAATAAAGCTCTATATCCTTGCAGACGGGGTCGAGCAGGTCCACAGAGGCACCACCATCACCAACGTGGTGTCCAGCACTGCCGGCGTTATCTCTGACATCCTGACCCTCCTCGGCCTGGGTCTGGCACCCCTCACAGATGGAGTCAGCCTTGTGCTCTCAGAAACTGGGATGGGGACAGGAATAGTGGCCGCTGTGACCGGGATTACCAGCAGTATCATGGAACAAGCAAAGAAGTTGTCAGTACAACGCCAAGCCGGAAACTTAGACCAAAGAGACCCTGATGTAGCGAAAGTGATGAAGGAattaataagtgagaacacacccAACTTTCTTTCCTTAGCTGACAATTCTTACCAAGTCATACAAGGCATTGGGAAGGACATCCGTGCCATCAGAGAAGCCAGAGCCAACTCTCAATTGGTACCATCTGCCAGACCCCTTGAGATCATTGGAATCTCAGCTGAAAGCGATGAAGAGGTGGAGAGAGTTACTGAAATCCCCGCCCTGGAAATGAGCAGAGGAAACAAGGCTCTGGGTGTGGCCACTGGAGGCATCTTGTTTGTGCTGGATGTGGTCAGCCTTGTATACGAGTCAAAGCACTTGCAAGAGGGGGCAAAGTCAGAGTTAGCTGAGGAGCTGAAGAAGCGAGCTCAGGAGCTGGAGGGGAAGCTCAACATTCTCACCAAGATCCAGGAGATTCTGCAGGCGGACCAAGAACTGTGA
- the LOC126964037 gene encoding uncharacterized protein LOC126964037, whose protein sequence is FLRRSTRLNSSFPAQGGGPGARDVEGASLLRVFVLCIWTSALFLAVGGPVGLSPPPVPAAGFSSSFCVRHVNQLPGVLVSSVTSQYSHLSMARCQLAAPPFPQDGFLPLQSCSGNQVSSAQEPPWTANWPVLSPVQDQGRAGKIRSRELSAHPGILRKSWAGGPKKNSPRKTKIICGLITGLAGFRGDSGEPCTLRPACRGQRQHGGASRICAEGPAPVPRQRTSSTAHLRMPKTSMPLCMVVVLNAVEFETLFLNFK, encoded by the exons TTTCTCAGGAGGAGCACACGTCTCAACTCCTCTTTTCCTGCCCAAGGAGGAGGCCCTGGAGCCCGTGACGTGGAGGGAGCCTCTTTGCTGAGAGTCTTTGTCCTCTGCATCTG GACAAGTGCACTTTTCCTTGCTGTGGGA GGTCCTGTAGGCCTGTCGCCTCCCCCTGTCCCTGCAGCTGGTTTCAGCAGCTCCTTCTGTGTCCGTCATGTGAACCAGCTGCCTGGAGTTCTTGTTTCCTCTGTGACCTCCCAGTATTCCCATCTCAGCATGGCCCGCTGTCAGCTGGCTGCTC CCCCATTTCCTCAGGACGGATTCCTCCCCTTACAGAGTTGCAGTGGCAACCAAGTCAGCTCTGCTCAGGAGCCGCCCTGGACAGCAAACTGGCCCGTGCTAAGTCCTGTCCAAGACCAGGGGAGGGCGGGGAAGATTAGAAGCAGAGAGCTCTCAGCCCACCCCGGAATCCTTAGGAAGAGCTGGGCTGGGGGACCGAAGAAAAACTCTCCCCGCAAAACAAAGATAATCTGTGGTTTAATAACAGGCCTAGCTGGGTTCAGAGGTGACAGTGGGGAGCCGTGTACCCTGAGACCAGCCTGCAGAGGACAGAGGCAACATGGAGGTGCTTCAAGGATCTGCGCTGAGGGTCCCGCCCCCGTGCCCCGTCAAAGAACCTCCTCCACTGCCCATCTGAGAATGCCCAAGACTAGCATGCCCCTTTGCATGGTAGTTGTACTCAATGCTGTGGAGTTtgagacattatttttaaactttaagtag